A genomic segment from Bradyrhizobium sp. CB1015 encodes:
- a CDS encoding acetyl-CoA C-acetyltransferase, producing the protein MADALIIDACRTPRGIGKAGKGALSGIHPQQLGATVLRALADRTGIDTADVDDIVWGCSAQVATQSGDLGRMSALDAGYDVRASAVTLDRFCGSGITSVNMAASSIMAGAEDLVIAGGCEMMSMEGRRGGGPMMMDGGNLRLRARHPQSHQGVCADAIATLEGITRRDVDALGLESQKRAGFAIANGHFKKSLVPVHREDGSLALDHEEYPRPQTTMEGLSSLKPAFPAIADHALDDKGTTYRGLILQKYPDLKIEFVHHAGNSSGVVDGAAAILLASPAYAKAHGLKARARVVAMANMGDSPTLMLNAPVPATRKVLAKAGLTIDDIDLFEINEAFAVVAEKYIRDLKLDRAKVNVNGGSIALGHPIGATGSILIGTVLDELERRDLKRGLVTMCAAGGMAPAIIIERV; encoded by the coding sequence ATGGCTGACGCGCTGATCATCGATGCCTGCCGGACCCCGCGGGGCATCGGCAAGGCCGGCAAGGGAGCCCTGTCGGGCATTCATCCGCAGCAGCTCGGGGCAACCGTGCTGCGCGCGCTTGCCGACCGCACCGGCATCGATACCGCTGATGTCGACGACATCGTCTGGGGCTGCAGCGCGCAGGTGGCAACGCAAAGCGGCGATCTCGGCCGCATGTCGGCGCTCGATGCCGGCTACGACGTGCGCGCCAGTGCGGTGACGCTCGACCGCTTCTGCGGGAGCGGCATCACCAGCGTCAACATGGCGGCTAGCTCGATCATGGCGGGTGCGGAGGATCTCGTCATCGCCGGCGGCTGCGAGATGATGTCGATGGAGGGACGGCGCGGCGGTGGCCCGATGATGATGGACGGCGGCAATCTGCGCCTGCGGGCACGGCATCCGCAGTCGCATCAGGGCGTCTGCGCCGATGCGATCGCGACGCTGGAAGGCATCACCCGAAGGGACGTCGACGCGCTCGGGCTGGAGAGCCAGAAGCGCGCAGGCTTTGCGATCGCGAACGGCCACTTCAAGAAGAGCCTCGTGCCGGTCCACCGCGAGGACGGCAGCTTGGCGCTGGACCACGAAGAATACCCGCGGCCGCAGACCACGATGGAAGGCCTCAGCAGCCTGAAGCCGGCATTTCCTGCGATCGCGGACCACGCGCTCGACGACAAGGGCACGACCTATCGCGGCCTGATCCTGCAAAAGTACCCTGATCTGAAGATCGAGTTCGTGCATCACGCCGGTAACTCCTCCGGCGTCGTCGACGGCGCTGCCGCGATCCTGCTGGCCTCGCCCGCTTACGCCAAGGCCCACGGCCTTAAAGCCCGCGCCCGCGTCGTCGCGATGGCCAATATGGGGGACTCGCCGACCCTGATGCTGAACGCGCCGGTGCCGGCAACGCGCAAGGTGCTGGCCAAGGCGGGTCTCACCATCGACGACATCGACCTGTTCGAGATCAACGAGGCCTTTGCGGTGGTGGCGGAAAAATATATCCGCGACCTCAAGCTCGACCGGGCCAAGGTCAACGTCAACGGCGGCTCGATTGCGCTCGGCCATCCGATCGGCGCCACCGGCTCGATCCTGATCGGCACCGTGCTGGACGAGCTCGAACGGCGCGACCTCAAGCGCGGTCTCGTCACGATGTGCGCCGCCGGCGGCATGGCGCCCGCCATCATCATCGAGCGCGTCTAG
- a CDS encoding HU family DNA-binding protein: MPTQMSKSQLIEKIATATELSKRDVKNVMETLTDVGHKELKKNGLFLVPGFAKFVVIKKPATKARKGTNPFTGEEMMFKAKPARKIVRARPVKAAKDAVG, from the coding sequence ATGCCAACCCAGATGTCCAAATCGCAGTTGATCGAAAAGATTGCGACCGCCACCGAGCTTTCCAAGCGTGACGTCAAGAACGTCATGGAGACGTTGACCGACGTCGGCCACAAGGAGCTCAAGAAGAACGGCCTGTTCCTGGTGCCGGGCTTCGCCAAGTTCGTGGTCATCAAGAAGCCCGCGACCAAGGCGCGCAAGGGCACCAACCCGTTCACGGGTGAAGAGATGATGTTCAAGGCCAAGCCGGCCCGGAAGATCGTCCGCGCCCGCCCGGTCAAGGCAGCCAAGGACGCCGTGGGCTAA